The Humulus lupulus chromosome 3, drHumLupu1.1, whole genome shotgun sequence genome window below encodes:
- the LOC133823976 gene encoding mitogen-activated protein kinase kinase kinase 20-like: protein MEKVVYDSLGSSPHIIKCYAHDYTLPDDDDDDDEPILNVFLEYAFGGSLSSLIKRSTIATVSASVSVSVGMRESQARPHTRSILRGLEFIHGKGYVHCDLKPDNILLVHCDDDNPYGVDGFMAKIGDLGLAKKAKTGDSNGHNNNKSMLRVRGTSMYLSPESVLENIQEQASDIWSLGCVVLQMLTGNLPWDERLQKEELLLKIGTETPPLPQYLTPTARDFLDKCFTRNPNERPSAQMLLSHPFAMYGVCSETPRP, encoded by the coding sequence ATGGAAAAGGTGGTCTATGACTCTCTGGGCTCCAGTCCTCACATCATCAAGTGCTACGCCCATGATTATACCCTCCCcgacgacgacgacgacgacgacgaACCCATTCTCAATGTCTTCCTTGAGTATGCCTTCGGCGGATCACTGAGTAGTTTGATCAAGAGAAGCACCATTGCTACTGTGTCTGCATCTGTGTCCGTGTCTGTAGGGATGCGTGAGTCGCAAGCAAGACCACACACTCGCTCCATTCTTCGAGGGCTTGAGTTCATCCATGGAAAGGGATATGTCCACTGCGACCTGAAGCCGGACAACATTTTACTGGTGCATTGTGATGATGATAATCCTTATGGAGTTGATGGTTTCATGGCCAAGATTGGTGATTTGGGTCTAGCCAAGAAGGCCAAGACTGGTGATAGTAATggtcataataataataagtcaatgcttagAGTGAGAGGCACTTCAATGTATCTGTCTCCAGAGTCGGTGTTGGAAAATATTCAAGAGCAAGCCTCTGATATTTGGTCTCTGGGCTGTGTGGTTCTTCAAATGTTGACTGGAAATCTGCCATGGGATGAGAGGCTGCAGAAAGAGGAGCTGTTGCTCAAGATTGGTACAGAAACGCCGCCTCTGCCACAATACCTTACGCCCACTGCTAGAGATTTCTTAGACAAGTGCTTTACCAGGAACCCCAATGAGAGACCCTCTGCTCAGATGCTCTTGTCTCATCCCTTTGCTATGTATGGAGTCTGCAGTGAAACCCCAAGACCTTGA
- the LOC133823977 gene encoding uncharacterized mitochondrial protein AtMg00810-like — MDYFDTFSHVAKMVTLKFLLAISTVKQWHTLQIDINNDFLNGDLNEEVYMSLPRGLTVSHFPCAGPPLVCKLNKSIYGLKQSSRQWYTKLSDALLSAGFKQSQADYTLFTRGQDQHFIALLVYVDDIIVAGPNLKILHQLQDSLHAHFKLKALGTLKYFLGFEIARSKHGLFLSQRQYTITLLEETRYLGSKPAKTPMDPKLKLDKVQGEPLADPSQYRRLIGRLLYLTLSRPDITYLVHTLSQIMYAPRTTHLQAVHHLLRFLKGSPGQGLLYSPTSSPHLRAFSDSDWASCSLTRCSTTGFCVFLGDFLVSWRTKKQPTISKSSAEVEYRALAATASELTWL; from the coding sequence ATGGACTATTTCGACACTTTCTCGCATGTTGCCAAGATGGTGACACTAAAGTTTCTCCTTGCCATCTCTACTGTAAAACAGTGGCATACTCTTCAAATTGATATTAACAACGACTTCCTTAATGGTGATTTAAATGAAGAAGTCTATATGTCCCTTCCCAGAGGCCTTACTGTTTCTCACTTTCCTTGTGCAGGTCCACCTCTAGTTTGCAAACTCAACAAGTCAATCTATGGCCTCAAACAATCCTCTCGCCAATGGTACACAAAACTATCAGATGCTCTACTCTCCGCTGGCTTTAAACAATCACAAGCAGATTACACTCTCTTCACACGGGGACAAGATCAACACTTCATTGCTCTACTTGTCTATGTAGACGACATCATCGTAGCCGGACCAAATCTTAAGATACTCCATCAACTTCAGGACTCACTTCATGCTCATTTCAAACTTAAGGCTCTCGGTACACTCAAGTACTTCCTTGGTTTCGAAATTGCTCGCTCCAAACATGGTTTGTTCCTCTCACAAAGACAGTACACCATCACTCTACTTGAAGAGACACGGTATCTAGGCAGCAAACCTGCTAAAACGCCTATGGATCCTAAACTAAAGCTCGACAAAGTACAAGGCGAACCTTTAGCAGATCCCTCTCAGTATCGACGACTCATTGGACGTTTGCTATACTTGACGCTTTCTAGACCAGATATCACCTATTTGGTTCATACATTAAGCCAAATCATGTATGCTCCTCGTACCACTCATCTACAAGCAGTCCACCACTTGTTACGATTTCTGAAAGGCAGCCCTGGACAAGGCTTACTCTATTCTCCTACTTCTTCTCCTCACCTCCGAGCATTCTCCGACTCAGACTGGGCTTCTTGCTCTCTTACAAGGTGTTCAACTACAGGTTTTTGCGTGTTTTTAGGAGATTTTTTGGTGTCTTGGCGCACCAAGAAGCAACCTACAATCTCCAAAAGTTCTGCTGAAGTAGAATATCGTGCTCTAGCTGCCACCGCAAGTGAACTCACGTGGTTGTAG